A single genomic interval of Halostella salina harbors:
- a CDS encoding helix-hairpin-helix domain-containing protein yields MVLKKLKSLLGFDDNDESDRERDIGVTVEREPAESPDAETEAAVKGTDTTTESDDEDDSETEADEADTDADADGSADDAESTDPTEDADDGSAADAEDDSTEDTDDEPTDEADAEDGEEEPAGDPVDEIKGIGPAYAERLADAGIETITELAEADPESVAAETDLSEKRVSEWVERAKVR; encoded by the coding sequence ATGGTACTGAAAAAGCTGAAATCGTTGCTCGGGTTCGACGACAACGACGAGTCCGACCGGGAGCGCGACATCGGCGTGACGGTCGAGCGCGAACCGGCGGAGTCGCCGGACGCCGAGACGGAGGCGGCGGTGAAAGGCACCGACACGACGACCGAATCCGACGACGAGGATGACTCGGAGACCGAAGCCGACGAGGCGGACACCGACGCTGACGCGGACGGCTCGGCCGACGACGCCGAGTCGACGGACCCGACCGAGGATGCCGACGACGGATCGGCTGCCGACGCCGAGGACGACTCGACCGAAGACACCGACGACGAACCGACCGACGAGGCCGACGCCGAGGACGGCGAGGAGGAACCGGCCGGGGACCCGGTCGACGAGATCAAGGGCATCGGCCCGGCCTACGCCGAGCGGCTCGCCGACGCCGGCATCGAGACGATCACCGAACTCGCCGAGGCCGACCCCGAGTCGGTGGCCGCGGAGACCGACCTCTCGGAGAAGCGGGTCAGCGAGTGGGTCGAGCGGGCGAAGGTCCGGTAA
- a CDS encoding Rieske (2Fe-2S) protein: MDEADRIADVDAVPDDGTLLCSVRDGFDEDEVILTRLGGDGSVAAWRNYCPHWTDVRLDRGSGASVRDGELLCAKHGATFRPGDGECTHGPCEGANLDPVDVTVADGGVYLTDDRFEFDGIGPASDVDLSTGSRIDFSGN, translated from the coding sequence ATGGACGAGGCCGACCGGATCGCGGACGTGGACGCGGTGCCCGACGACGGGACCCTGCTCTGTTCCGTCCGGGACGGGTTCGACGAGGACGAGGTGATCCTGACGCGACTGGGCGGCGACGGCTCGGTTGCCGCCTGGCGCAACTACTGCCCGCACTGGACCGACGTCCGCCTCGACAGGGGATCCGGCGCGTCGGTTCGGGACGGCGAACTGCTCTGTGCGAAACACGGTGCGACGTTCCGGCCGGGCGACGGCGAGTGCACACACGGCCCCTGCGAGGGGGCCAATCTGGACCCCGTCGACGTGACCGTCGCCGACGGCGGAGTGTACCTCACCGACGACCGCTTCGAGTTCGACGGGATCGGCCCGGCGAGCGACGTGGATCTCTCTACCGGGAGTCGAATCGACTTCTCCGGTAACTAG
- a CDS encoding anthranilate synthase component II, with protein MILVVDNYDSFAYNLVQYVGEAVAGNRDGVDDDATNDGVVVRRNDEIDVAGVRELDPDGVVVSPGPGTPAEAGVSVPLFAETDYPALGVCLGHQALCAAHGAQVGHAPDVVHGKPSQVTHDGRGVFADLADPLEAGRYHSLAVERADLPAPLVETARTDDERGVLMGVRHESKPHVGVQFHPESILTGTGERGGDDARSLDAGKRLIQNFVCSIT; from the coding sequence GTGATCCTCGTCGTCGACAACTACGACTCCTTCGCGTACAACCTCGTGCAGTACGTCGGCGAGGCGGTGGCCGGAAACCGAGACGGTGTGGACGACGACGCAACCAATGACGGCGTCGTCGTCCGGCGAAACGACGAGATAGACGTCGCCGGGGTCCGCGAGCTGGACCCCGACGGCGTCGTCGTCTCGCCCGGCCCCGGAACGCCGGCAGAGGCCGGCGTCTCGGTGCCGCTGTTCGCGGAGACCGACTACCCGGCGCTCGGCGTCTGTCTCGGCCATCAGGCGCTGTGTGCCGCCCACGGCGCGCAGGTCGGCCACGCGCCGGACGTGGTTCACGGCAAGCCCTCACAGGTCACCCACGACGGCCGGGGCGTGTTCGCTGACCTTGCGGACCCGCTCGAAGCCGGGCGCTACCACTCCCTCGCGGTTGAGCGAGCTGACCTGCCGGCCCCCCTGGTCGAGACGGCCCGGACCGACGACGAGCGCGGCGTCCTGATGGGCGTCCGTCACGAGTCGAAGCCGCACGTCGGCGTCCAGTTCCACCCCGAAAGCATCCTCACCGGCACGGGCGAGCGCGGCGGCGACGACGCCCGTTCGCTCGACGCCGGCAAGCGACTGATCCAGAACTTCGTATGCAGTATCACGTAA
- the pabB gene encoding aminodeoxychorismate synthase, component I yields MTDPVLVTDRASYRRTAAAAPSNARVPVEVQIRVSDPFTAYRRARRGDGGDAYLATTGGQSGWGHFAVDPVERVSIDVSDADDDSASRAAGSRSLGALADLLDGERLVRGDCDVPYPCGVVGWLSYDIARELEDLPDATADDRGLPRLQVAAYDRLATWEEPRDGDGSDGVVLRVTACPRVDGDPDDTFDRGRDRAMALAREAVDGDRGVEPPPADADEVTFESDCGRETFAERVRTVKQRIRDGETFQTNVSQRLTAPAAVHPVAAFDALREVNPAPYSALLEFPGVDLVSASPELLLEREGDRVRTEPIAGTRPRGDTAAADERLEADLTSDEKERAEHAMLVDLERNDLGKVCAYGSVAVEEYRRVDRYAEVMHLVSSVAGTLRDDATLADAVAATFPGGTITGAPKPRTMAIIDEVEATRRGPYTGSVGIFGFDGRATLNIVIRTLVRHGDEYGLRVGAGVVDDSDPDSEYDETLDKARALVTAVDEALGDRATLAVEGGDGRDSQPSSATTDGGPP; encoded by the coding sequence GTGACTGACCCGGTGCTCGTGACCGACAGGGCGTCGTATCGACGGACGGCAGCCGCGGCTCCGTCGAACGCCCGCGTTCCGGTCGAGGTCCAAATCCGGGTTTCGGACCCGTTCACCGCGTACCGACGCGCGCGCCGCGGCGACGGCGGGGACGCGTACCTCGCGACGACCGGCGGCCAGTCGGGCTGGGGCCACTTCGCGGTCGACCCGGTCGAGCGAGTGTCGATCGACGTCTCGGATGCCGACGACGACTCCGCGTCCCGTGCGGCAGGGTCACGGTCGCTCGGGGCGCTCGCGGACCTGCTCGACGGCGAGCGCCTCGTCCGTGGGGACTGCGACGTGCCGTACCCCTGCGGCGTCGTCGGCTGGCTCTCCTACGATATCGCCCGCGAACTGGAGGACCTGCCCGACGCGACGGCCGACGACCGCGGCCTGCCGCGCCTGCAGGTCGCGGCGTACGACCGGCTGGCTACATGGGAGGAGCCGCGCGACGGTGATGGGTCGGACGGGGTCGTTCTCCGCGTGACCGCCTGTCCCCGGGTCGACGGCGACCCGGACGACACGTTCGACCGCGGTCGGGATCGCGCGATGGCGCTCGCCCGCGAGGCCGTCGACGGCGACCGCGGCGTCGAACCCCCGCCGGCGGACGCGGACGAGGTGACGTTCGAGAGCGACTGCGGCCGCGAGACGTTCGCCGAGCGCGTACGGACGGTCAAACAGCGGATCCGCGACGGCGAGACGTTCCAGACCAACGTCTCACAGCGGTTGACCGCCCCCGCCGCGGTCCATCCGGTCGCGGCGTTCGACGCGCTCCGCGAGGTGAACCCCGCGCCCTATTCGGCGCTGCTGGAGTTCCCAGGCGTCGACCTGGTGAGCGCCAGCCCCGAACTCCTGCTGGAGCGCGAGGGCGACCGCGTCCGGACGGAGCCGATCGCCGGGACGCGGCCGCGCGGCGACACAGCGGCGGCGGACGAACGGCTCGAAGCCGACCTGACGAGCGACGAGAAGGAGCGCGCAGAGCACGCGATGCTGGTCGACCTGGAGCGCAACGACCTCGGCAAGGTCTGTGCGTACGGCAGCGTCGCGGTCGAGGAGTACCGCCGCGTCGACCGCTACGCCGAGGTGATGCATCTGGTCTCGTCGGTCGCCGGGACGCTGCGGGACGACGCGACGCTCGCCGACGCCGTCGCGGCGACGTTCCCCGGCGGCACGATCACCGGCGCGCCCAAGCCACGGACGATGGCGATCATCGACGAGGTGGAGGCGACCAGACGCGGCCCGTACACCGGCAGCGTCGGGATCTTCGGCTTCGACGGGCGCGCGACACTGAACATCGTCATCCGGACGCTGGTCCGACACGGCGACGAGTACGGCCTGCGCGTCGGGGCGGGCGTCGTCGACGACTCCGACCCCGACAGCGAGTACGACGAGACGCTCGACAAGGCGCGGGCGCTCGTGACCGCCGTCGACGAGGCGCTGGGCGACCGCGCCACGCTCGCAGTAGAGGGCGGCGACGGACGCGATTCCCAGCCGTCGAGCGCGACCACGGACGGTGGTCCGCCGTGA
- a CDS encoding aminotransferase class IV gives MQYHVNGELVPAEEATVSVRDRGFRYGDAAFETIRVYGGEVFEWGAHLDRLHRTCETLGIDHGVSDADLRVRVQEVLDANGLADASVRLAITRGVQPGKLTPDPEVDPTVVVTAAELPRGGVDGTPVPDGPADLQTVKTRKPDDAALPSDAKTHNYLNGILARRELTDGDEALLRGPDGSVAEGATSNLFFVDNRGLHTPSEELPILPGITRAVVLDLAERETDVPSHAGRYDPEDVREADEAFLTNTTWEVRPVATVDGIEVGGGPVTQLLSKLFDRLVERRHYE, from the coding sequence ATGCAGTATCACGTAAACGGCGAACTCGTCCCGGCCGAAGAGGCGACGGTGAGCGTCCGCGACCGCGGGTTCCGGTACGGCGACGCGGCGTTCGAGACGATCCGGGTGTACGGCGGCGAGGTGTTCGAGTGGGGCGCGCATCTCGACCGGCTCCACCGGACCTGCGAGACGCTCGGCATCGACCACGGCGTCTCGGACGCCGACCTGCGGGTTCGCGTTCAGGAGGTGCTCGACGCGAACGGCCTCGCCGATGCGTCCGTCCGCCTCGCGATCACTCGCGGCGTCCAGCCGGGGAAGCTGACGCCGGACCCCGAGGTCGACCCGACGGTCGTCGTGACCGCCGCAGAACTCCCGCGTGGCGGCGTCGACGGGACGCCGGTCCCGGACGGCCCGGCCGACCTCCAGACGGTCAAGACCAGAAAGCCGGACGACGCAGCGCTCCCGTCCGACGCCAAGACGCACAACTACCTGAACGGGATCCTCGCGCGGCGCGAACTGACGGACGGCGACGAGGCGCTCCTGCGCGGTCCAGACGGCTCGGTCGCGGAGGGGGCGACGAGCAACCTCTTTTTCGTCGACAACCGCGGCCTCCACACGCCGAGCGAGGAGCTTCCCATCCTGCCGGGGATCACCCGGGCTGTCGTGCTGGACCTGGCCGAGCGCGAGACGGACGTCCCGAGCCACGCCGGGCGCTACGACCCGGAGGACGTGCGGGAGGCCGACGAGGCGTTCCTGACGAACACGACGTGGGAGGTCCGGCCGGTGGCCACCGTCGACGGCATCGAGGTCGGCGGCGGCCCGGTGACGCAGCTGCTGTCGAAGCTGTTCGACAGGCTCGTCGAGCGCCGCCACTACGAGTAG
- a CDS encoding NAD(P)/FAD-dependent oxidoreductase has product MTHVAVVGGGAVGATAAYDLAERGADVTLFERGEIASGSTGRAAGIVYDAFAEDVDARVADRAVERFREFSGEGDFAFRETPYVWLAREGDEKRASAIREQVPRMRDHGRDVSLLDADELAAEWSALRTDDVAVAAVARDAGRVYPETYPPLLASKAEAAGASVEPNAVASVTTDPVGVAVDGEDRAFDAVLVAAGAHTKRLLAEAGVSVALKPYRVQALTTADGPDVPLTYDATGGFYLRPYGDGLLAGDGTEEFESDPDDWARDADDAFVEATREGIAARTGDDVDVTEAWAGLCCATPDRDPLLGEVRDGLFVACGFQGHGFMRAPALAEAVAEQVLGGEGVPAFDPTRFTGDEEFEIVEGMTVEE; this is encoded by the coding sequence ATGACACACGTTGCAGTCGTGGGCGGCGGCGCGGTCGGCGCGACGGCCGCGTACGACCTGGCCGAGCGGGGCGCGGACGTGACGCTGTTCGAGCGCGGCGAGATAGCGAGCGGCAGCACCGGCCGCGCCGCGGGCATCGTGTACGACGCCTTCGCCGAGGACGTGGACGCCCGCGTGGCCGACCGCGCGGTCGAGCGGTTCCGCGAGTTCTCCGGCGAGGGCGACTTCGCGTTCCGCGAGACGCCGTACGTCTGGCTCGCCCGCGAGGGCGACGAGAAGCGTGCGAGCGCTATCCGCGAGCAGGTGCCCCGGATGCGGGACCACGGCCGGGACGTCTCCCTGCTGGACGCCGACGAACTGGCGGCGGAGTGGTCCGCGCTCCGGACCGACGACGTGGCGGTCGCCGCGGTCGCGCGGGACGCGGGGCGGGTGTATCCCGAGACGTACCCCCCGCTGCTCGCGTCGAAGGCCGAGGCCGCCGGTGCGAGCGTCGAGCCGAACGCCGTCGCGAGCGTGACGACCGATCCGGTGGGCGTCGCGGTCGACGGCGAGGACCGCGCGTTCGACGCGGTGCTCGTCGCCGCCGGCGCGCACACGAAGCGGCTGCTCGCCGAGGCCGGCGTTTCGGTCGCGCTGAAGCCGTACCGCGTGCAGGCGCTGACGACCGCCGACGGCCCGGACGTGCCGCTGACCTACGACGCGACGGGCGGGTTCTACCTCCGGCCGTACGGCGACGGCCTGCTCGCCGGCGACGGGACGGAGGAGTTCGAGAGCGACCCGGACGACTGGGCGCGCGACGCCGACGACGCGTTCGTCGAAGCGACCCGCGAGGGGATCGCCGCCCGGACGGGCGACGACGTGGACGTGACGGAGGCGTGGGCCGGCCTCTGCTGTGCGACGCCGGACCGCGACCCCCTGCTGGGCGAGGTCCGGGACGGCCTGTTCGTCGCCTGCGGGTTCCAGGGCCACGGGTTCATGCGCGCCCCGGCGCTGGCCGAGGCGGTCGCGGAGCAGGTGCTCGGCGGCGAGGGGGTCCCGGCGTTCGACCCGACGCGCTTCACCGGCGACGAGGAGTTCGAAATCGTCGAGGGGATGACCGTCGAGGAGTAA
- a CDS encoding Hsp20/alpha crystallin family protein — protein MTLREIGKSVTDTVVKQVGRATSRLQESRSLAADVLESDDAVLVVFDAPGATGSDVQVRFADGAVLVRVDRFRDYHEGFEMLFPGRGLSLDGRAKLPDGVNVDAESATATLTDTGELHVHLPKAESDDGSAAVETTVDPDDA, from the coding sequence ATGACCCTACGAGAGATCGGCAAGTCGGTGACCGACACCGTGGTCAAGCAGGTCGGCCGGGCGACCAGTCGCCTGCAGGAATCGCGGTCACTCGCCGCGGACGTACTGGAGAGCGACGACGCCGTCCTCGTCGTGTTCGACGCGCCGGGGGCGACGGGGAGCGACGTGCAGGTGCGCTTCGCCGATGGCGCGGTGCTGGTCCGCGTCGACCGGTTCCGCGACTACCACGAGGGGTTCGAGATGCTGTTCCCCGGGCGCGGACTCTCGCTCGACGGCCGGGCGAAGCTTCCTGACGGCGTGAACGTCGACGCCGAGAGCGCGACGGCGACGCTGACCGACACGGGCGAACTCCACGTCCACCTCCCGAAAGCCGAGTCCGACGACGGCTCCGCGGCGGTCGAGACGACCGTCGACCCGGACGACGCCTGA
- a CDS encoding transcriptional regulator, giving the protein MREADATTRERIADRLRGETLSASALAAEFDVTTDTALTHVEHVAKSLDGTGEQLLVAPPECRDCGFSDFDDPANRPSRCPECKSEAVAEPSFRIE; this is encoded by the coding sequence ATGCGCGAGGCCGACGCAACCACTCGCGAGCGGATCGCCGACCGACTCCGCGGGGAGACGCTCTCCGCGAGCGCGCTCGCGGCCGAGTTCGACGTGACGACCGACACCGCACTGACCCACGTCGAGCACGTCGCGAAGTCGCTCGACGGCACCGGCGAGCAGCTTCTGGTCGCGCCCCCCGAGTGTCGGGACTGCGGGTTCTCGGACTTCGACGACCCCGCCAACCGCCCGTCTCGCTGCCCCGAGTGCAAGAGCGAGGCCGTCGCGGAGCCGTCGTTCCGGATCGAGTGA
- a CDS encoding rubrerythrin-like domain-containing protein, whose amino-acid sequence MRPTNVTSNETVYECFECGARTGAADAGRCSECGGELLNLGVSRDL is encoded by the coding sequence ATGCGACCGACTAACGTGACCAGCAACGAGACGGTGTACGAATGTTTCGAATGCGGGGCGCGGACCGGTGCCGCCGACGCCGGACGATGTAGCGAGTGCGGCGGGGAACTGCTGAACCTCGGCGTCTCGCGGGACCTCTGA
- a CDS encoding DUF7559 family protein, with amino-acid sequence MPKTEEIKCTNDDCELDMFENHYTYDVPEDLGLDDLVCPYCAETEGLELIEL; translated from the coding sequence ATGCCGAAGACCGAGGAGATCAAGTGTACCAACGACGACTGCGAGCTGGACATGTTCGAGAACCACTACACGTACGACGTGCCCGAGGACCTCGGCTTGGACGACCTCGTCTGCCCGTACTGTGCGGAGACCGAGGGGCTCGAACTCATCGAACTGTAG
- a CDS encoding radical SAM protein produces the protein MTDPANLDVTLVDGYVDEPAHFGVPPYVSTYPRYTAGALVDAGVPPERITYHTIDELRDDRNRWRDVADADLFVYIGGMTVPGKYVGGTPAEPDEVRELAWTADGVSMMGGPVRFGVGEANEGASETARDDLDFDFLAMADVEAAAHDIVDNGLEGFEDRYRGVPEETRWARKGAFVVEQHPNHPDYLIAELETSRGCPYRCSFCTEPMYGDPDFRPPESVVDEVDALSDRGVEHFRLGRQADILAYGGDGEKPNPDALRDLYGGIREVAPDLETLHLDNMNPITVVEWPDLAREGIRVIAEHNTPGDTAAFGLESADPVVQEENNLNVTAEECFEAVRIVNEEAGWRPGEGDDGERPRGPSTGDDAPNRLPKLLPGINLLHGLKGEREETFEHNKRFLRRVYDEGLMLRRVNIRQVMAFEGTDMAETGADLAKDHKQLFQQYKEEVRETVDNPMLQRVAPPGTVLPDVHLEYHQDGKTFGRQLGTYPLLVGIPGERELGRTIDVAVVDHGYRSVTGVPHPLDVNSATMDELRALPGVGRSSAGDIVVDRPYDSPAEVDIDADLGAFATARPPGSAD, from the coding sequence ATGACCGACCCCGCGAACCTGGACGTGACGCTCGTCGACGGCTACGTCGACGAGCCGGCCCACTTCGGGGTCCCGCCGTACGTCTCGACGTACCCGCGGTACACGGCGGGCGCGCTCGTCGACGCCGGCGTGCCGCCCGAGCGGATTACGTACCACACCATCGACGAACTGCGCGACGACCGCAACCGCTGGCGCGACGTGGCCGACGCCGACCTGTTCGTCTACATCGGCGGGATGACCGTCCCCGGCAAGTACGTCGGCGGCACCCCCGCCGAACCGGACGAGGTGCGCGAACTCGCCTGGACCGCCGACGGCGTCTCGATGATGGGCGGCCCCGTCCGCTTCGGCGTCGGCGAGGCGAACGAGGGCGCGAGCGAGACGGCCCGGGACGACCTGGACTTCGACTTCCTGGCGATGGCCGACGTGGAGGCGGCGGCCCACGACATCGTCGACAACGGGCTGGAGGGGTTCGAGGACCGATACCGCGGCGTCCCCGAGGAGACGCGCTGGGCGCGGAAAGGGGCCTTCGTCGTCGAACAGCATCCCAACCACCCGGACTACCTCATCGCCGAACTGGAGACCTCGCGGGGCTGTCCGTACCGCTGTTCGTTCTGCACGGAGCCGATGTACGGCGACCCGGACTTCCGGCCGCCCGAGTCCGTCGTGGACGAGGTGGACGCCCTCTCGGACCGCGGCGTCGAGCACTTCCGGCTCGGCCGGCAGGCCGACATCCTCGCCTACGGCGGCGACGGCGAGAAGCCCAACCCCGACGCCCTCCGTGACCTGTACGGCGGCATCCGCGAGGTCGCTCCCGACCTGGAGACGCTCCACCTCGACAACATGAACCCCATCACCGTCGTCGAGTGGCCGGACCTGGCCCGCGAGGGGATCCGCGTCATCGCCGAGCACAACACGCCCGGCGACACCGCCGCGTTCGGCCTGGAGTCGGCCGACCCCGTCGTTCAGGAGGAGAACAACCTGAACGTCACCGCCGAGGAGTGCTTCGAGGCCGTCCGGATCGTCAACGAGGAGGCCGGCTGGCGGCCGGGCGAAGGGGACGACGGCGAACGACCCCGCGGCCCCTCCACCGGCGACGACGCACCGAACCGCCTCCCGAAGCTCCTGCCCGGCATCAACCTGCTCCACGGGCTGAAGGGCGAACGCGAGGAGACGTTCGAGCACAACAAGCGGTTCCTCCGGCGCGTGTACGACGAGGGGCTGATGCTCCGCCGGGTGAACATCCGGCAGGTGATGGCCTTCGAGGGCACCGACATGGCCGAGACCGGTGCGGATCTGGCGAAGGATCACAAGCAGCTGTTCCAGCAGTACAAGGAGGAGGTCCGGGAGACGGTCGACAACCCGATGCTCCAGCGCGTCGCGCCGCCGGGCACCGTCCTGCCGGACGTGCATCTGGAGTACCACCAGGACGGCAAGACGTTCGGCCGCCAGCTCGGCACCTACCCCCTGCTCGTCGGCATCCCCGGCGAGCGCGAACTCGGCCGGACGATCGACGTGGCCGTCGTCGACCACGGCTACCGCTCGGTGACGGGCGTTCCCCACCCGCTGGACGTGAACAGCGCAACGATGGACGAACTCCGCGCGCTGCCGGGCGTCGGTCGCTCCAGCGCGGGCGACATCGTCGTCGACCGCCCGTACGACTCGCCCGCGGAGGTCGATATCGATGCGGACCTCGGCGCGTTCGCGACGGCCCGGCCGCCGGGAAGCGCGGACTGA
- the katG gene encoding catalase/peroxidase HPI → MQRSTQDWWPNQLNLDILDQNAGTVGPMDEGYDYAEEFEELDLDAVKEDIEAVMTTTQDWWPADYGHYGPLFIRMAWHSAGTYRTADGRGGAAGGRQRFAPLNSWPDNANLDKARRLLEPVKQKYGRKLSWSDLIVLAGNVAIESMGFRTFGFAGGREDDYRPDDSVDWGPEDEMDTQERFDEAGEIQEGLGASVMGLIYVNPEGPDGNPDPELSAENIRQTFSRMAMNDKETAALIAGGHTFGKVHGADDPDENLGPEPEAAPIEQQGLGWENEHGTGKGGDTITSGIEGPWTQSPTEWDTGYLDNLLDYEWAAQKGPGGAWQWVPVDEDLQDSAPDAHDDEESVTPMMLTTDIALKRDPDYREIIEEFQENPMEFGMNFAKAWYKLTHRDMGPPERFLGPEVPDEEMIWQDPLPDADYDTIDEADAEELKAELRDSDLTVQQLVKTAWASASTYRDSDKRGGANGARLRLEPQKSWAVNEPEELTHALQTLEGIQEEFNASQGDDTRVSLADLIVLGGAAGVEQAAADAGYDVEVPFEPGRVDAAAEQTDEESFEALKPKVDGFRNYIGDDLTRQPEELLVDRADLLNLTASEMTVLAGGLRALGATHGDAEPAFVEEPGTLTNEFFVNLTDMGYEWEESADGEYAYEVRDRDTGEVAWDATRLDLVFGSNARLRAIADVYAAADGEEQFVQDFADAWHKVMTLDRFDLE, encoded by the coding sequence ATGCAACGATCTACCCAGGACTGGTGGCCGAACCAGTTGAACTTGGACATTCTCGACCAGAACGCGGGAACCGTCGGCCCCATGGACGAGGGCTACGACTACGCCGAGGAGTTCGAGGAGCTCGACCTCGACGCGGTGAAAGAGGACATCGAGGCGGTCATGACGACCACACAGGACTGGTGGCCGGCCGACTACGGCCACTACGGGCCGCTGTTCATCCGGATGGCGTGGCACAGCGCCGGGACGTACCGAACAGCCGACGGTCGCGGCGGCGCGGCCGGCGGCCGACAGCGCTTCGCGCCCCTGAACAGCTGGCCGGACAACGCGAACCTCGACAAGGCGCGCCGCCTGCTCGAACCAGTCAAGCAGAAGTACGGCCGGAAGCTCTCGTGGTCGGACCTGATCGTGCTCGCCGGGAACGTCGCCATCGAGTCGATGGGGTTCCGGACGTTCGGCTTCGCGGGCGGCCGCGAGGACGACTACCGCCCCGACGACTCCGTCGACTGGGGGCCGGAGGACGAGATGGACACCCAGGAGCGCTTCGACGAGGCCGGCGAGATCCAGGAGGGACTCGGCGCGTCCGTCATGGGGCTCATCTACGTCAACCCCGAGGGGCCGGACGGGAACCCCGACCCCGAGCTGTCGGCGGAGAACATCCGGCAGACGTTCAGCCGGATGGCGATGAACGACAAGGAGACCGCGGCGCTCATCGCCGGCGGCCACACCTTCGGGAAGGTCCACGGCGCGGACGACCCCGACGAGAACCTCGGTCCCGAGCCGGAGGCCGCCCCCATCGAACAGCAGGGCCTCGGCTGGGAGAACGAACACGGCACCGGCAAGGGCGGCGACACGATCACCAGCGGCATCGAGGGCCCCTGGACGCAGTCACCGACCGAGTGGGACACGGGCTACCTCGACAACCTCCTCGACTACGAGTGGGCCGCACAGAAGGGCCCCGGCGGTGCGTGGCAGTGGGTCCCGGTCGACGAGGACCTGCAGGACTCCGCGCCCGACGCCCACGACGACGAGGAGTCGGTGACGCCGATGATGCTCACGACGGACATCGCGCTGAAGCGCGACCCCGACTACCGCGAGATCATCGAGGAGTTCCAGGAGAACCCGATGGAGTTCGGGATGAACTTCGCGAAGGCGTGGTACAAGCTCACGCACCGTGACATGGGCCCGCCGGAGCGGTTCCTCGGCCCCGAGGTGCCCGACGAGGAGATGATCTGGCAGGACCCCCTGCCGGACGCCGACTACGACACGATCGACGAGGCCGACGCCGAGGAGCTCAAGGCGGAACTGCGTGACTCGGACCTGACCGTCCAGCAGCTCGTCAAGACCGCGTGGGCGTCGGCGTCGACGTACCGCGACAGCGACAAGCGCGGCGGCGCGAACGGCGCGCGCCTCCGCCTCGAACCCCAGAAGAGCTGGGCCGTCAACGAACCCGAGGAGCTGACCCACGCCCTCCAGACCCTCGAAGGGATCCAGGAGGAGTTCAACGCCTCGCAGGGAGACGACACGCGCGTCTCGCTCGCCGACCTCATCGTCCTCGGCGGTGCCGCGGGCGTCGAGCAGGCCGCGGCCGACGCGGGCTACGACGTCGAGGTCCCGTTCGAGCCGGGCCGCGTCGACGCCGCCGCGGAGCAGACCGACGAGGAGTCCTTCGAGGCGCTGAAGCCGAAGGTCGACGGGTTCCGGAACTACATCGGCGACGACCTCACCCGGCAGCCCGAGGAACTGCTCGTGGACAGGGCCGACCTCCTGAACCTGACGGCCAGCGAGATGACCGTGCTGGCCGGCGGCCTGCGCGCGCTGGGCGCGACCCACGGCGACGCCGAGCCCGCCTTCGTCGAGGAGCCGGGGACGCTCACCAACGAGTTCTTCGTGAACCTGACCGACATGGGCTACGAGTGGGAGGAGTCCGCGGACGGCGAGTACGCGTACGAGGTGCGCGACCGCGATACCGGCGAGGTCGCGTGGGACGCCACCCGCCTCGACCTCGTGTTCGGGTCGAACGCACGGCTCCGCGCCATCGCGGACGTGTACGCGGCCGCCGACGGCGAGGAGCAGTTCGTGCAGGACTTCGCCGACGCGTGGCACAAGGTCATGACGCTCGACCGCTTCGATCTGGAGTAA